TTTGGAATGTTTTGTGTAGCTTTATAGAAAAAAAGTAAGAGGGCTTTCAGAAACTGTTCAGAAAAGTGAAATCATTTAGTGTGTTGTAGATATGAATTGAAATAGGTCTTGCCTTCCATTGCTCTCTTTTGGATTCAGTAATGTTTGCAAAGCTGTAAAGCATCTGGAAATAAAGGAGTAATaatctatctttttttttatgcaaCGAGATGAAAATGCAGGAAACGGAAGATGCGGTTTGGGTTAATACTTACTTCCTATTTTCTATGCAAAATAGATTCAGTAGTGTGATTCTGAAAATGAAGCACTGTGTTGCTCATACACGGCACACAGCCTTCTGTGACAGATACTGTATCTTAAATTCACGTTCCTAACTTTCAAAAAACACACAGGTACAAGTTCCACAGCGAAGCGCAGCACTTCCTCTGGAAATAAAGAGTCGAGCTCTTCTAGAGAGAGGATCCGGGACCGTTCTCGTCTGAGCCAGAGCAAGAAGCTGCCTGTGGCGGGGCAGGGCCCCGGTGACACGGTGCTGGCAAAGCGCTCCCGCAGCCGCACCAATCCCGACTCCGACGTCCGCATGAGCAAGTCCAAGTCCGACAACCAGATCAGCGACAAAGCCGCACTGGAAGCAAAGGTGAACGATCTTCTCACGCTGGCAAAAACTAAAGATGTGGAAATCTTGCACCTGAGAAGTGAACTAAGGGACATGCGTGCTCAGCTGGGACTCAACGAAGATCATCTTGAGGGGGATGAAAAATCTGAAGAGAAAGAAGCCATTGTTGTCCATCAGCCAACTGATGTAGAGTCTACACTGCTGCAGTTACAGGAACAAAACACTGCCATCAGAGAAGAGCTCAACCAGCTGAAGAATGAGAATCGAATGTTAAAAGACAGACTAAATGCTTTGGGCTTTTCTTTGGAACAAAGGCTGGACAACTCTGAAAAGCTCTTTGGCTATCAGTCTTTGAGTCCTGAGATTACAGCTGGCAACCACAGCGACGGTGGGGGCACTCTGACATCTTCAGTGGAAGGTTCTGCTCCTGGATCAATGGAAGACTTGTTAAGTCAGGATGAGAACACTCTCATGGACAACCAACACAGTAATTCCATGGATAATTTAGACAGCGAGTGCAGTGAAGTTTATCAGCCACTGACATCAAGTGATGATGCCTTAGATGCTCCGTCATCTTCAGAATCTGAAGGAGTACCAAGTATAGAAAGGTCTAGGAAGGGGAGCAGTGGCAATGCAAGTGAAGTATCCGTAGCTTGTCTGACAGAACGGATACATCAGATGGAAGAGAATCAACACAGTACAGCTGAAGAGCTCCAAGCCACGCTCCAAGAGCTTGCAGATCTGCAGCAAATAACACAAGAGCTGAACAGCGAGAATGAAAGACTCGGAGAGGAAAAGGTAATCCTGATGGAGTCCTTGTGCCAGCAAAGTGACAAGCTGGAACACTTCAGCCGTCAGATCGAGTATTTCCGGTCCCTTCTGGATGAACACCACATTTCCTATGTGATTGATGAGGACATGAAGAGCGGGCGCTacatggagctggagcagcgtTACATGGAGCTGGCGGAGAACGCGCGCTTCGAgcgggagcagctgctgggcgTTCAGCAGCACTTGAGCAACACTTTGAAGATGGCAGAACAAGACAACAAGGAGGCCCAAGAAATGATAGGGGCATTAAAAGAGAGGAATCACCACATGGAACGGATTATCGAGTcagagcagaaaagcaaaacagctCTGGCATCTACCTTAGAGGAGTACAAAGCCACAGTAGCCAGTGACCAGATTGAGATGAACAGGCTGAAAGCTCAGCTAGAGCATGAAAAGCAGAGAGTGGCCGAGTTGTACTCTATACACAACTCTGGAGATAAATCAGACATACAAGACCTGCTGGAGAGTGTCAGGCTGGataaggaaaaagcagaggcCTTGGCCAGTggtctgcaggaggagctggcgCACACCCGCAACGACGCCAACCGATTGCAAGATGCCATTGCTAAGGTAGAGCTTAAAATACCATTGCATTCTAACATCCCTTGTACATAATGACCTGTTGGCCTCTGTAGTTCTTTCAGAAGTAAGAGATTAATTATGGGGTTAATTGGATTCCAGTAGTGCTAGGGCTAATTACTTTCTCTTGACTTTTGCAATGAAAATGATGTCAGCATTTGAAGAAATTATATGGATACATTGAGCTACAGGGTGACTTTTATGTTACTTTTTAAGAATATTTACACTCCACAACTTATTTCAGTGGGCAAACTTAAACAGTGTTTAAGATACTGTACTAATTTAGTGCTTAAATTGCACACCTTCTGCAAGAATTTATGTACTGATTAGGTTTTGGATCAAAGTGTTTATTTCCAGTTCTGTTTCGACCcaaatatttctaatttatgCAGTAGCTATGTCTAGTGAAAGTATTTACCATAATTTAATATAAAAGCAAGAATCACACTATTTAATAACTTTACATATTCATTTAAAGGTATATCTTCCTGAAGAGAATTTATGCCAAATTTCATGTGTGAACTATATGTTAGCTGCAAGTCAACATGTTAGTCATGATCATGAGCCTGTTAGAATCAACCTTAATTTGGGGTGAAAAAttcactaaaataattttaataactgAGGTTGGATAGTGCTATTAAAGTAAAAACCACCGAAACAGATGACATAAAGGCAGGGTATTTTGTCTATTAAACTTGGTGCCTGCCAGTGTTGCCCACCCTAAACCACAAcctaatttctcttttttttctggcacCCCATTTTTGGTATTGGGTTAATGTTCCTGTGCCCCTGAGCCCAGCCTATTACTTATGTTACAGTTTGTTGAGGCAGGATAAAAAGAacctcttcccctgctcctgaAAAGGGGAAGTCAACCAAGtgcacttcccttcccttcccttcccttcccttcccttcccttcccttcccttcccttcccttcccttcccttcccttcccttcccttcccttcccttcccttcccttcccttcccttcccttcccttcccttcccttcccttcccttcccttcccttcccttcccttcccttcccttcccttcccttcccttcccttcccttcccttcccttcccttcccttcccttcccttcccttcccttcccttcccttcccttcccttcccttcccttcccttcccttcccttcccttcccttcccttcccttcccttcccttcccttcccttcccttcccttcccttcccttcccttcccttcccttcccttcccttcccttcccttcccttcccgcaccttcccttcccttcccttcccttcccttcccttcccttcccttcccgcaccttcccttcccgcaccttcccttcccgcaccttcccttcccttcccgcaccttcccttcccgcaccttcccttcccgcaccttcccttcccttcccttcccttcccttcccttcccttcccttcccttcccttcccttcccttcccttcccttcccttcccttcccttcccttcccttcccttcccttcccttcccttcccttcccttcccttcccttcccttcccttcccttcccttcccttcccttcccttcccttcccttcccttcccttcccttcccttcccttcccttcccttcccttcccttcccttcccttcccttcccttcccttcccttcccttcccttcccttcccttcccttcccttcccttcccttcccttcccttcccttcccttcccttcccttcccttcccttcccttcccttcccttcccttcccttcccgcaccttcccttcccttcccgcaccttcccttcccgcaccttcccttcccgcaccttcccttcccgcaccttcccttcccgcaccttcccttcccgcaccttcccttcccgcaccttcccttcccgcaccttcccttcccttcccgcaccttcccttcccttcccttcccttcccttcccttcccttcccttcccttcccttcccttcccttcccttcccttcccttcccttcccttcccttcccttcccttcccttcccttcccgcaccttcccgcaccttcccgcaccttcccgcaccttcccgcaccttcccgcaccttcccttcccttcccttcccttcccttcccttcccttcccttcccttcccttcccttcccttcccttcccttcccttcccttcccttcccttcccttcccttcccttcccttcccttcccttcccttcccttcccttcccttcccttcccttcccttcccttcccttcccttcccttcccttcccttcccttcccttcccttcccttcccttcccttcccttcccttcccttcccttcccttcccttcccttcccttcccttcccttcccgcaccttcccgcaccttcccgcaccttcccgcaccttcccgcaccttcccgcaccttcccgcaccttcccttcccgcaccttcccgcaccttcccgcaccttcccgcaccttcccttcccgcaccttcccttcccgcaccttcccttcccgcaccttcccttcccttcccttcccttcccttcccttcccttcccttcccttcccttcccgcaccttcccgcaccttcccgcaccttcccgccccttcccgccccttcccgccccttcccgccccttcccgccccttcccgccccttcccgccccgccccttcccttcccttcccttcccttcccttcccttcccttcccttcccttcccttcccttcccttcccttcccttcccttcccttcccttcccttcccttcccttcccttcccttcccttcccttcccttcccttcccttcccttcccttcccttcccttcccttcccttcccttcccttcccttcccttcccttcccttcccttcccttcccttcccttcccttcccttcccttcccttcccttcccttccctttttggtttttttttctgtttaatggTTTAACAGCCTCCTCTGAGAACTGCTTCAACTCACTAAAACACCTCACACACAATTGTGACACTTGCTTAAGGAAATTACTCATCACACAGGTCCAGCAAGCACTAAAATCGATGCACAAGAGACCAGACTTTTTCTCTGTTgacaagagaaaagaaggctAAAGAGTTTCCCCCTGCCCTACCCCTTTTCCACGGCAGCTGGATGTTAAATAGGATCAGCTGCTCATGCAACCTCAGCCTTGATACAATGGTGGTGTTGCTTCACTTGTATGCAGGGCACTGCTCTTAGAGTAGCTGGGGATGCTCAGATATCCAGCCTGGGAATAAAAAAAGTTTAACTTGGCCCAGGAAAAGAGTTGCACTAGAACAATGTATGGTCAAAGGCTTacatttctgctgtattttttggTTGCAAAAATAGATTGTAAGTGTGGTAGTTACAACACTAAAAGTACATATAATCTGCAATAAGATATATTCTTCTTTAGGTTGAAGATGAATATCGAGTGTTCCAAGAAGAAGCCAAGAAACAAATTGAGGACCTCAATATGACTCTAGAAAAGCTTCGGACAGAGCTAGATGAGAAGGAGACTGAGAGGAGTGACATGAAAGAAACCATCTTTGAGTTGGAGGATGAAGTAGAGCAGCACCGTGCTGTGAAGCTTCACGACAATCTTATCATATCTGATTTGGAGAGTAAGTATTATGCATTTCTCTTGGGAGAAAGGATAATTTAAGAAAAGCTCAAGCAGAACACTgtaatattgaaaatatttccacttGTCTTTTGTGTATCTGAATTCAAGTCAGACTAGGTTTTGCAAAATCCCTGCACActaggggaagaaaaaaatcaagttggCTTAGCTTTTCCAGACCCACTTAGTAGTTGGTGTGGGAATAAAAACCTGTGACTAGAGAACAAGTATGATATCTACTAATACTGTTTTCAAGTTGTTCTTCAAAGTAGAAAAACATGCAGTAGAAAACATGTTTACTGTGTAGCTGTCTAGCTCTCTGTGCCTTAGTTCCCTCTCTGATCTTGGAGACCTGCTCAGACATTCCTACCATGGGCTGGAATTCTGCAATTAGTCTCCATCTAAATAAGAACACAGGCAACTCTACCCTGGCAAGCTGTATTTGCACAGTGCTGCTTAAAGAATTCAAATATCTGGTAGTCTTCCATGTTATTCAAAGATGAAACAagataacaacaaaaaaaagcatgaTTCCTTCTAACAACAAGGGAAATATTCATAGAAAGGGTTTTAATTGGGCTGCTATCAAGAAAAGTTAGTGTCTTAAGCAAGCTAAATGGTTTATTCAAGCTCAGTATCTTCAGACATGGCTGTGAGTGTTGTTTCCCTAAGCAACCCTTCTTTATCTTGAAAAACAATCACTGCTTCTCTTTACAAAATAgttttaagtttttattttgaatttttttccctttctgtgctAAAAGACAGTAATTTTGGAGCAAAAACTCAAAAAGGTTGAACAGTTTTTTTGCTAGTTTTGTTTTGTCCATTAAGTGAAATACACTCATGCAGGGAACAGCACTGTAGTCAAGCAGATATTTAGAAATCTGCCTATAAATACCTGATTACAAGGCAGCTCTGATTTTTAGGTGCTTCTGCTTTATGGGTACAAACCAGCCGTCAGATATTTAATTTCGACTGGTAAAAATTCAGGCAGACAAACCTCTGCCAGGGGAGAAATTCTCAACAAAAATTGGAACAGTCTTTGTTATTCATTGGTCTTGAAATAGTTTGGAAAATTCATCTGGACCAGGCAGTGTCCTGACGTGATCCTTTGGGGGGAAGCAAGCTGCTGTTTTAGTTACATGCTGGAAGGAGAGTGGCATCTAGTGGCAGTAAGAAAGGATGGCACCCCAAGAATTGtataaacttttaaaagtgtattttttctgaCAGCTTGAAAACTCTGTTGATTGTGGGCTCATAGTTAAACCTCTTAGAGGAGGTTTTTCATGGTAGTCTCTGAGTAGTGACAGCATAGGACATTGTGAAAAACCTGGGACTTTGAGGTGGTACATACAACATTTAAAAGACAGAATTCTAAtcacaaaatggaaaaatataacTTAAAGATTTTACTAAAGACAGACTTTACACTTAGGAGAAAGATGCCTCATAGATGAGGTGGTGAGTGTTCATTCAATTTAATGATTAATCAACACAAATAGTAATATAGGAAGGGGAAACACTCCAAGGCCTGGTACTTAGGGCATTTCAAACACCAAAAAGAGGCACAAGGAACCTACAGTGGAACACTTTTCACAGTAATGTGGGTATTGAACTGTCCCATTTTAGCTATTAATATGTCTGCCTGCAGAAACAGGGGTCTCTGATGTGTGCAGCAGGATGCAAATTGCATTGATGAAGAACACACAGGATGTTCCTGACATCCACCCAGCTGTGGTGagagctgcagccactgcagctcagctcctttCTGCTGGGATGAGGAGTTTGAAACAAAGGGCTCAAAGGGCCTGGAGGGGAACCCTGGGGAGAAGCTgagggtttgttcagcctggagaaggctgaggggaGAGCTCGTTGTGGTCTTCAATCCCTGCTCTCTGTTACTGGAGACAGGACTTGAGGACATGGCTGCAGCTaagtcaggggaggtttaggttggataccAGGAagggttcttcccccagagggtggctgggcactggaacagcctccCCAGGACACggtcacagccccagggctgccagagctcagggagggtttgg
The sequence above is a segment of the Prinia subflava isolate CZ2003 ecotype Zambia chromosome 19, Cam_Psub_1.2, whole genome shotgun sequence genome. Coding sequences within it:
- the SPECC1L gene encoding cytospin-A isoform X2, which translates into the protein MKKASRSVGSVPKVPGVNKAQTSEKAKPENGSSVSAVTKLSKTGTSASLLKTKSNDDLLAGMAGGSGVTMTNGVKAKKNSCVSTASSAPGTTMNSLENKPKTIAGTSSTAKRSTSSGNKESSSSRERIRDRSRLSQSKKLPVAGQGPGDTVLAKRSRSRTNPDSDVRMSKSKSDNQISDKAALEAKVNDLLTLAKTKDVEILHLRSELRDMRAQLGLNEDHLEGDEKSEEKEAIVVHQPTDVESTLLQLQEQNTAIREELNQLKNENRMLKDRLNALGFSLEQRLDNSEKLFGYQSLSPEITAGNHSDGGGTLTSSVEGSAPGSMEDLLSQDENTLMDNQHSNSMDNLDSECSEVYQPLTSSDDALDAPSSSESEGVPSIERSRKGSSGNASEVSVACLTERIHQMEENQHSTAEELQATLQELADLQQITQELNSENERLGEEKVILMESLCQQSDKLEHFSRQIEYFRSLLDEHHISYVIDEDMKSGRYMELEQRYMELAENARFEREQLLGVQQHLSNTLKMAEQDNKEAQEMIGALKERNHHMERIIESEQKSKTALASTLEEYKATVASDQIEMNRLKAQLEHEKQRVAELYSIHNSGDKSDIQDLLESVRLDKEKAEALASGLQEELAHTRNDANRLQDAIAKVEDEYRVFQEEAKKQIEDLNMTLEKLRTELDEKETERSDMKETIFELEDEVEQHRAVKLHDNLIISDLENTVKKLQDQKHDMEREIKNLHRRLREESAEWRQFQADLQTAVVIANDIKSEAQEEIGDLKRRLHEAQEKNEKLTKELEEIKSRKQEEERGRVYNYMNAVERDLAALRQGMGLSRRSSTSSEPTPTVKTLIKSFDSASSQVPSPAAATIPRTPLSPSPMKTPPAAAVSPMQRHSISGPISASKPLATLTDKRPSYAEIPVQEHLLRTSSSSRPASLPRVPAMESAKSISVSRRSSEEMKRDISAPDGASPASLMAMGTTSPQLSLSSSPTASVTPTTRSRIREERKDPLSALAREYGGSKRNALLKWCQKKTEGYQNIDITNFSSSWNDGLAFCAVLHTYLPAHIPYQELNSQDKRRNFTLAFQAAESVGIKSTLDINEMVRTERPDWQNVMLYVTAIYKYFET
- the SPECC1L gene encoding cytospin-A isoform X1 → MCAVERETAGKGYRFVCKCIINRQPRMKKASRSVGSVPKVPGVNKAQTSEKAKPENGSSVSAVTKLSKTGTSASLLKTKSNDDLLAGMAGGSGVTMTNGVKAKKNSCVSTASSAPGTTMNSLENKPKTIAGTSSTAKRSTSSGNKESSSSRERIRDRSRLSQSKKLPVAGQGPGDTVLAKRSRSRTNPDSDVRMSKSKSDNQISDKAALEAKVNDLLTLAKTKDVEILHLRSELRDMRAQLGLNEDHLEGDEKSEEKEAIVVHQPTDVESTLLQLQEQNTAIREELNQLKNENRMLKDRLNALGFSLEQRLDNSEKLFGYQSLSPEITAGNHSDGGGTLTSSVEGSAPGSMEDLLSQDENTLMDNQHSNSMDNLDSECSEVYQPLTSSDDALDAPSSSESEGVPSIERSRKGSSGNASEVSVACLTERIHQMEENQHSTAEELQATLQELADLQQITQELNSENERLGEEKVILMESLCQQSDKLEHFSRQIEYFRSLLDEHHISYVIDEDMKSGRYMELEQRYMELAENARFEREQLLGVQQHLSNTLKMAEQDNKEAQEMIGALKERNHHMERIIESEQKSKTALASTLEEYKATVASDQIEMNRLKAQLEHEKQRVAELYSIHNSGDKSDIQDLLESVRLDKEKAEALASGLQEELAHTRNDANRLQDAIAKVEDEYRVFQEEAKKQIEDLNMTLEKLRTELDEKETERSDMKETIFELEDEVEQHRAVKLHDNLIISDLENTVKKLQDQKHDMEREIKNLHRRLREESAEWRQFQADLQTAVVIANDIKSEAQEEIGDLKRRLHEAQEKNEKLTKELEEIKSRKQEEERGRVYNYMNAVERDLAALRQGMGLSRRSSTSSEPTPTVKTLIKSFDSASSQVPSPAAATIPRTPLSPSPMKTPPAAAVSPMQRHSISGPISASKPLATLTDKRPSYAEIPVQEHLLRTSSSSRPASLPRVPAMESAKSISVSRRSSEEMKRDISAPDGASPASLMAMGTTSPQLSLSSSPTASVTPTTRSRIREERKDPLSALAREYGGSKRNALLKWCQKKTEGYQNIDITNFSSSWNDGLAFCAVLHTYLPAHIPYQELNSQDKRRNFTLAFQAAESVGIKSTLDINEMVRTERPDWQNVMLYVTAIYKYFET